From Cydia splendana unplaced genomic scaffold, ilCydSple1.2 scaffold_45_ctg1, whole genome shotgun sequence, a single genomic window includes:
- the LOC134805579 gene encoding death-associated inhibitor of apoptosis 1-like: protein MVNDHCHNFHSIKPVKTLPSQPTRPAASTNTACAQQQKPEHPRYNNKAARLRTFKDWPKSMKQKPEELAEAGFYYTGQSDKTKCFYCDGGLKDWEEDDVPWEQHARWFNRCAYVQLVKGEDYVQKVMSSQI, encoded by the exons ATGGTTAATGACCATTGCCATAACTTCCACTCGATTAAACCTGTTAAAACCTTA CCCAGCCAGCCAACCAGACCCGCCGCCTCTACCAACACCGCCTGTGCCCAACAGCAAAAACCAGA GCACCCGCGCTACAACAACAAGGCCGCCCGGCTCCGCACCTTCAAAGACTGGCCCAAGAGCATGAAGCAGAAACCCGAGGAGCTCGCCGAGGCCGGCTTCTACTACACCGGCCAGAGCGACAAGACCAAGTGCTTCTACTGCGACGGAGGACTCAAGGATTGGGAGGAGGACGACGTCCCATGGGAGCAGCACGCGCGTTGGTTCAACCGGTGCGCGTACGTTCAGCTCGTCAAGGGAGAAGATTACGTCCAGAAGGTCATGAGCAGCCAAATTTAA